The following proteins are encoded in a genomic region of Thermus sp. LT1-2-5:
- a CDS encoding glycosyltransferase gives MPDTPFRADPGREPPRLVMVARFAPQKDHALLLQALAGLRDLPWTLDLVGDGPLLARVRVLADGLGLASRVRFLGRRLDVDRILAEAQIFVLVSNWEGLPLVVL, from the coding sequence GTGCCGGACACTCCTTTTCGGGCTGACCCGGGACGGGAGCCTCCCAGGCTGGTCATGGTGGCCCGCTTTGCTCCCCAAAAGGATCACGCTCTTCTTCTTCAGGCTTTGGCGGGGCTTCGGGATCTTCCTTGGACCTTGGACCTGGTGGGGGATGGGCCGTTGCTTGCTAGGGTTCGCGTTTTGGCTGATGGGCTTGGGCTTGCGAGCCGGGTTCGCTTTCTTGGGCGCAGGTTGGATGTGGACCGGATTTTAGCGGAGGCGCAGATTTTTGTGCTTGTTTCCAACTGGGAGGGGCTTCCTTTGGTGGTTCTG
- a CDS encoding 5-oxoprolinase subunit PxpA — translation MAERWVDLNADAGESYGVYTYGHDRELFPLVTSVNLACGFHGGSPLRMREAVALAKAHGVAVGAHPGFPDLVGFGRREMAVAPEEVYADVLYQIGALYAFLKAEGLSLHHVKPHGALYLKACRDRETARAIAEAVRSFDPGLPLVVLPGTVYEEEARRAGLRVVLEAFPERAYLQNGQLAPRSLPGSWITDPKEAARRAVRMVLEGKVEALDGGEVAVRADTLCIHGDNPNAPQVAQAVRAALEAAGVEVRAFGGIRDQ, via the coding sequence ATGGCGGAGCGTTGGGTGGATCTGAATGCGGATGCGGGGGAGTCCTACGGGGTCTATACTTACGGGCACGACCGGGAGCTCTTTCCCTTGGTGACCTCGGTGAACCTGGCCTGCGGCTTCCATGGGGGAAGCCCCTTGCGCATGCGGGAGGCGGTGGCCCTAGCCAAGGCCCACGGGGTGGCGGTGGGAGCCCACCCTGGCTTCCCCGACCTGGTGGGGTTTGGCCGGCGGGAGATGGCCGTGGCTCCGGAGGAGGTCTACGCCGACGTGCTCTACCAGATCGGCGCCCTTTATGCCTTCCTGAAGGCCGAGGGCCTTTCCCTCCACCACGTGAAGCCCCACGGGGCGCTTTACCTCAAGGCGTGTCGGGACCGGGAGACGGCCCGGGCCATCGCCGAGGCGGTGCGGTCCTTTGACCCGGGGCTTCCCCTGGTGGTTCTGCCCGGCACGGTGTACGAGGAGGAGGCGAGGCGGGCGGGGCTTAGGGTGGTCCTCGAGGCTTTCCCCGAGCGGGCCTATTTGCAAAACGGCCAGCTTGCCCCCCGCTCCCTCCCGGGCTCCTGGATCACCGACCCAAAGGAGGCGGCCCGGCGGGCGGTGCGCATGGTCCTGGAGGGGAAGGTGGAGGCCCTGGACGGGGGGGAAGTGGCGGTGCGGGCGGACACCCTGTGCATCCACGGGGATAACCCCAACGCCCCCCAGGTGGCCCAGGCGGTACGGGCGGCCCTGGAGGCGGCGGGGGTAGAGGTGCGGGCGTTTGGAGGGATACGCGACCAATAG